In the genome of Neodiprion fabricii isolate iyNeoFabr1 chromosome 4, iyNeoFabr1.1, whole genome shotgun sequence, the window ATTGAGCTTTTGCTTCATTGGCTGATGATTAAAACTGATTTATCATGATGTAGTGTAGTGGTGATTTGAACTTTTCTTTTGCTGAAGCCGAACTACTTCGCCACTGGACATTTTGCACAGTCACTGATTACCGATAATTATGAAACTGCAGTATTCATAATGCGtgtgtgaaagaaaatttgattacaaCCACTACATAGTTTATTTGTACAAAGGCtgatgaaatcaaataaattacaaacCTCTCATatactaaattttttcattagatTTCCACCATGTTCTCGTAAAAttagtttattcattttcttacaattgaattttttgttttatctcCTAAATTCTTGCTTCTGATtgctcttcttctttttactaCTTGTTCTTTGTTTGTCTACACTGTGATTCACTGTGTTACTATTGGCATTTGCACTTTGAGTATATTTGCTGTGTTTTTCCACGCCATCCACTGTTTTTGATTTACTGAACAACGCACTAAGTTCCACCATTCTGTTCGTATGATTGAGGCGAATAGGTTtaacattcaattcaattttttgattgaaCAACGATAAAAGTCCCCAGTCATTCGCGTTATTGTCAGCAGCAGAGCAAAACAGCCACGCTGCATTTCGCGCTTCAATTTTTAGCCGTTCCATCTCCTGggtattaatatttttagcCACATTTAGACCTGGCTCAAACGGATTGTGAATATAAACAGTCGATTCCGCGGGTTTGGGAAGCGGCATACCCGCGTTTAGGGAAATGCTCTTTGTTGTGAAGTCGAAATTCgaatagtaaataaaaaagtctGTCAAAAGTGTTTCCAAATCATCCTCGTTCCTAGAAGATGCTTGAGGTAGTTTTGATATATCACGTAAAAACGTGCAATTCACGTCACCATCTGCTATCCGAACATCATTTTTATCtggtataaatataaaatatccCATTAACAAATAAAGTTTACCAATGAGATAACATATAACAGTAGTTTTCGTACTAAGGTAGTAAAGCTCAACTCTACGGCTGAGTGTGGATCTTCACATCCGTGGATTCCGAGATCCACGCAAGGCCGGAAAGTAGTATGACTGTGATGCgaacattatttttcagtATAGTTGCTGTAAAATACGCCACATGGTCGCACTTGGAGCCATAAAGTTGAACTTGCACACGTGCTCGTAAAGTTCAACTTTACAGCCATAAAATGCAACTGCTATGGCGTACTTTACGGCTACTAAATCAAAAAGATAACTACTGAAGGCTGTAAAGCCCTAATTTCAGACTTCTACGATTCAGAAACACATCTGAGTCAAtgttaaaatatgtatattaaggtgggccaaaaaaatcgactattttttttttcattttgtactccgaaaacttggttggtagaaacctcaaaaacattctctccaagtatgagctcttaagaggttaggtgggtttcaaaatttaaaaaatcgaatttttttttttttgcttatcttataattgaatatgttgagaatattcctttaaaattttaaaacgatccgagtcatattctaagagatatagcctttggatgtttcaCCCATCAGGCAATAACCGAGCGTGACGCAGGTATATGGAGGCAGATATATCGAGGCAGCTGCTTAGCTATTGTTCGTTCATTTTTGTGATGCGAATACTAGGCTTAGGACTTgccggatgtaaaaaattctgtggtttgatggatataagttcctcattcttgaatgcatcaacgtacaatttttatgttgataaaatacatgagtgcgtcataactgttgccgaatcaattttgttgtctgctgcaaatcaagaaaaaaaattaacgtgtgatgaaaataatgttgaagatacgacagatgttaccgtgtcaggtgatggcacgtggaaaaaacatgggtttgcatcattatacggtgtaagtacgattatttacatgttatttgaatgtaaatcttcaatcgcgtttttctcgaaactacatttttgaaatcggtagtcacgatttctcgaaaacttatgaactgatctctttcaaattttgcacacttcttcaaaataacattatctcgtacttgaacgaaggaattttttttttctattccaagtaatttttcaaggccatgaagggtgcaaattttactcaaaataagggtttttttgttttcaacgccgccaaaaatgtaatttttttttttttttttttccttcgtccaagtacgagttttaaatatctactaacagaaaatttttggtttttgcatttcagatgaatctgtcatgagttatcctgactacgccgagagaacttttttttgagggatcatagcagacgacgtgtccacgccttaattttcaatatttttcaatgaaaatttcacaagctacttataaaatatgtatcttttatgtgttaaattgatggaatgaaatgTTCTGTtgattgagtaaaaaaaaattcataaaaatgtacctattttgagcttttgaaacccacctaaccccttaattTTAATAGCAAGGTCCTCCGCCtcgcagttttctatttttttcttatggtgaggaagaaaaatacatatctcggTATCTgctatttataatataatagtgtgcattgaagtttgacggtgaatatcttctgaacagtgaggtatataaaaaaaattgtaaaagaccttttttgtagagaattcaatttcctacgaaaatatgatacatatttttttttataaatagtagataccaagatatgtatttttcttcctcaccacaagaaaaaaatagaaaactgcgaGGCGGAGGTCCttcctattaaaattaagagctcatacttggagagaatgtttttgaggtctctaccaaccaagttttcggagtacaaagtgaaaaaaaaatagtcgatgtttttggcccaccctaatgtatatatacacaaacgcgtacacacgcacacatacgTACCTGCaagttcaattaatttttgtaaactaGGTAATATTTGTTTCTGCTGTAAGTAGAACAAAACGAGAAGTGTCAGGGAAAAATTAGTTATCCAATGGCCAGGATAATTGTTTGTTAACTTCATGTATCTTGCCCAAGACCTTACTGTGAAAATCAGGGGTCTGACTCTCCAATCTAATTCACCATAAAGGTACAACAGTTCAGACATATATATACTCGTCCTGGAATGAATAATATTCCAAAGTCAATAATATTGTACACGTGAACTATGTTAAAGATTAACTGAGCTAGCAAATGAGTAAATGagtgaatatttcagttgCCCATGAACTCCATGCCATATTCATTTCGATTATAACTAGTACTCACGTGTTGCTCATACTGAGATCACATTCCAAGTTGGTCAACGtttgattgaatttaattatcggTACCCGCGCatgtagtattttttttacactcgaTATCCCAGGAAGAAAGTGATCAATGATATTCG includes:
- the LOC124179661 gene encoding poly(A) RNA polymerase, mitochondrial isoform X1; translated protein: MALLARVSGSTRQISNNRFYKFYANCVCSKLYRKAPTSFALGIQSSVSARYASSGKSPSTEKQGKYVFYEEIMSRRRDQARRSVLIQVQSENSSYELYDYCSQFGKVQEMHHYKIGDNLSFILIEFNLLSDVEAINSASTHIQVDQNLPVTSPFLWFRVVPNRVRKDFVDKDIPLKVINANVASAPDDMNMLLFKAESVSDQMTLLHNATKLNETGTRLRFLSARQIELCLSGMFSEVTVLPFGSSVNGCGKLGSDLDLVLQMHPHLKENVQSRLVYYTKASSNPDRAQTQKVMEIIANIIDHFLPGISSVKKILHARVPIIKFNQTLTNLECDLSMSNTTSIYMSELLYLYGELDWRVRPLIFTVRSWARYMKLTNNYPGHWITNFSLTLLVLFYLQQKQILPSLQKLIELADKNDVRIADGDVNCTFLRDISKLPQASSRNEDDLETLLTDFFIYYSNFDFTTKSISLNAGMPLPKPAESTVYIHNPFEPGLNVAKNINTQEMERLKIEARNAAWLFCSAADNNANDWGLLSLFNQKIELNVKPIRLNHTNRMVELSALFSKSKTVDGVEKHSKYTQSANANSNTVNHSVDKQRTSSKKKKSNQKQEFRR
- the LOC124179661 gene encoding poly(A) RNA polymerase, mitochondrial isoform X2, whose protein sequence is MSRRRDQARRSVLIQVQSENSSYELYDYCSQFGKVQEMHHYKIGDNLSFILIEFNLLSDVEAINSASTHIQVDQNLPVTSPFLWFRVVPNRVRKDFVDKDIPLKVINANVASAPDDMNMLLFKAESVSDQMTLLHNATKLNETGTRLRFLSARQIELCLSGMFSEVTVLPFGSSVNGCGKLGSDLDLVLQMHPHLKENVQSRLVYYTKASSNPDRAQTQKVMEIIANIIDHFLPGISSVKKILHARVPIIKFNQTLTNLECDLSMSNTTSIYMSELLYLYGELDWRVRPLIFTVRSWARYMKLTNNYPGHWITNFSLTLLVLFYLQQKQILPSLQKLIELADKNDVRIADGDVNCTFLRDISKLPQASSRNEDDLETLLTDFFIYYSNFDFTTKSISLNAGMPLPKPAESTVYIHNPFEPGLNVAKNINTQEMERLKIEARNAAWLFCSAADNNANDWGLLSLFNQKIELNVKPIRLNHTNRMVELSALFSKSKTVDGVEKHSKYTQSANANSNTVNHSVDKQRTSSKKKKSNQKQEFRR